In Pseudophryne corroboree isolate aPseCor3 chromosome 2, aPseCor3.hap2, whole genome shotgun sequence, the sequence taaacatgcctagtcttgcaagcctttcctcgtattccagagtctccatacccttaattagtttggtcgcccgcctctgaaccttttctagctccaggatatcatttttgtagtatggtgcccaaaattgcacacagtattcaaggtgtggcctcactagtgatttatataacaggagtataacactctcgtccctagcatcaattccccgttttatgcatgctaatatcttactgGCCGTCCACATATAGGTAAATATCCCATGGGTGCAGGCTATTTGGACTTGTGTGCACTTAGTTCCAAATTATTTTGGATTGCTCCAAGGATAAGGCTATTGTGGATATGTGCTCATAGGAATGAAGGCTATTGTCATAAGTGGGTCTTATAGGGTCGATCTGGCAACCTCTTAATACAAGCGGACTGCATGCAATTGTTCATAAGAGCTTATATGCTATAAGCTACTGCCTAGCAGGATGTACTTGCGTTCCTATATAGCCGCTTCATTAAAATCCGTTCTGGGTTATTTGTTACAGGAGATCAGTTTTAGCAAATTTAGGAGTAAATGATAATTATGTCCTATCCTACCATATGTAGAccccttagtacataggccccacaGTTTGGTAAGATAGGAAGGTAGGATAGATCTATACCTATGACTGCAGTCTGCGGTATTACCCGTTGCACATCTTGCGGGGTGTAACTCTTCCATGCATACTGGGGGATGGGGGACCCCTCCTTGGAGTTGCAAGTCAGTGTGATGACCTGGCCATATTCTGCGGTTCCCACAATGCCGCAGTCCGGTTTGGATGGGGCCACTAGAAAGACAAAATCCATTATTTTAAGAAAACTCTGACATTTCTATGATGGTCTCACAAGAACATTTCCTCAATGCAACATTTAGTGTCCAATAGCCCAGAAGTGGGCAAAATAACACATGGGCAAGAGACCTCGCTCAAACCAACTTGTAAACatataatgggggagatgtatcaaagcttggctaGAGataaaagtaacaaccaatcagctcctgttgctcattgtttaaacacagcctgtaacatggcagttaggggccgaTTGGTTGGTATCTCTTTCTgaggtttcatacatctccccctggggGGCGAACCAATTTGTTTTGGGTGTCTATTTTACCCGTGTAAATGGGATGTTTGGACAGTCAGTATTTAAGGTTTTTTGGGCATCCATGCATACTGCACCCAAACAGACAGGGATTAATTAACCCCATAAAACATCGTAGGCAGTACTACTTTGCCCAAAGTGcatcaggaggctgcgagaagaagTGTCACCCCCTACATtgctccgtttgtgccccctagtGGTTGCCGCAGGGGAAAATAGCTTACCTAAGACAATAAGGTCCATTTTAGCCTGACGTGTGCCGGTTCGATCTCTGGGAATCTTCACTTCGCACTGGTAAGTACCATTATCCTCCATCGTCAGTTTATCAATAAGAATTGAGGCATCACTACCAAACACATTGCCAGTGAATGACACTCGCCCTTCATAAGAGGGATCGCTGTGGTTGAGACTTCCATAGAAGGCAGCAATAACTTCATTCTAGAAAGGCGGAAAGAAAATACATATTAAGATGTAACACAACTGCTTATCTCCTCATGAACTTGCAAGCAGCCAGACCTCTTCCCTTCTATAACGGAGATTCACAGGTATCTTGAACCTGCCCTGTGGATTGGTCTACAGAGCTACAGTACTGTACTTTTgagacatatatattttatatatatatatatatatatatataatatattttatatatatatatatatatatatacatacatatacacacacacacatacctacaggtaaatccttttctcttagtctgtagacgatgctggggatgcttcaagaaccatggggtatagacgggatccgtaggagacatgggcattttaagactttaaaaggggtgggaactggctcctccctctatgccccttctccagactccagttataggacagacatttcgaggaaaaggatttatttaattattttcaaactaaggtgagatacataccagctcacacctcaaacacgccgtacaacatggcattcaacaacgccgcatgcaacggcatgaccaacatcagtcacagactgactgaacttaactcacatgagtgtaaccatatccaataactgcagatacagcctgcactgggacgggcgaccagcatcctctatggactaagagaaaaggatttaccggtaggtattaaaatcctattttctcatacgtcctagaggatgcttcaagaaccatggggtttataacaaagctctagaacgggcaggagagtgcggatgactctgcagtaccgattgaccaaacaagaggtcctcctcagccagggtatcaaacttgtaaaacttcgcaaaggtgtttgatcccgaccaagtagcagctcggcaaagctttgccgagacccctcgggcagccgcccaggatgagcccacctttctggtagaataggccttcacagatttcggtaacggcaatcctgccctacaatgagcctgctgaatcgtgttacagatccagcgcgcaatagtctgcttagaagcaggagccccaatcttgttgggagcccacaggacaaacagagcctctgttttcctaatctgagcgacagattttcaaagctctgaccacatcgagagacttcgattccgccaaggcgtcagtagccactggaaccacaataggctggttcacgtgaaatgatgaaaccacttttggcagaaattgctgacgagttctcaactccgctctatcagcatggaagattaaataggggcttttgtgagacaaagccgccaattcagatacccgccttgcggatgccaaggccaacaacatgactactttccaagtaaggaattttaactcaaccttacgtaaaaggttcaaaccaatgagattgcaggaactgcaaaaccacattaagatcccacggtgccacagggggcacaaatggaggttggatgtgcagcacgcctttcacgaaggtctgaacttctggaagggaggccaattctttctgaaagaagattgataaggccgaaatttgtactttaatagagcccaactttagccccgcatccacacctgcttgcaaaaaatggagcaaacgcctcagctgaaaatcctccgtaagAGCCTTCttatacatatttcctccaaatacggtggtaatgctttgccgttacttcttttctagcctgaagaagtgtgggaatgacttcactgggaataccctttcgggctaggatttggcgttcaaccgccatgccgtcaaacgcagcaagtcttgaaaCACGTAcgatccttgttgtaacaggtcctcctgtAGAGGAAGAagtcagggatcttctatgaaaaactcctgaagatctggataccaggccctatttggccagtctggaacaatgagtatcgcctgaacccttgttcttataatctttatcaccattggaatgagtggaagtggagggaacacatagaccgacggaaacacccacggtgtcactagggcgtccaccgctattcggaagcttcttgttgaggcgagacgccatcatgtctatttgaggaattccccaacgacttgtcacttctgcaaagacctcttgatgaagaccccactctcctggacggagatcgtgtctgctgaggtagtctgcttcccagttgtccactcctggaatgtagactgctgacagagcgcttgcatgtctctccacccagcgaagaactttcatggactccgccatcgccgctctttgtttcaccctggcggtttatgtacgccactgctgtcatgttgtctgactgaatcaagacgggcagaccgcgaagatgatgttccgcttgcagaatgcagttgtaaatggcccttaattccagaatttttatgtgcagacaagcttcctggcttgaccattttccctgaaaatttcttccctgtgtgactgctccccatcctcggagacttgcatctgtagtccctagcatccaatcctgaatcccgaacctgcgtccctccaggaggtgagaaccgtgcagccaccacagaagggagattctggtcctggaagataggattattttctggtgcatgtccaggtgagacccggaccacttgtccaacaggtcccactgaaacactctggcatggaacctgccaaactggatggccttgtaggccgccaacatcttccccagcaaccgagtgcattgaagaatcgacactcttgccagtttcagaatctgttttaccatgttctgtatttccaaagcttttttctctggaagaaaaaaaactctttgtaattctgtatccagaatcatacccaggaacgacagccgtgttgtcagaaccagctgtgattttggcaagtttaggagccaaccatgttgttgcagaatagtcagtgagagcgcaacgtttttcagcaattgctccttggatctcgcctttatgaggagatcgtccaagtacgggataattgtgacacccggcttgcgcaggagaaccatcatttccgccataaccttggtgaaaattctcggagccgtggacagaccaaacggcaacgtctgaaattggtaatgacaatcctgaacagcaaacctcaggtaagcctgatgtggaggatatatgggaacgtgtaagtaggcatcctttgtgtcgaccgacaccataaaatccccctcctccagactggagatcactgctcggagagattccatcttgaatttgaatttttttagatagaaattgagggattttaggttcagaatcggtctgactgagccatccggcttcgggaccatgaacaggcttgaataaaagccttccccctgttgtgacgggggtaccatgttcttgggaacttgcaacagcctgtgaccttttttccccttcctcttgtagcaaggaaagaggaccctcgtccttttttgtatttattgggccgaaaaggactgcatctgatagtggggcgtttcctTTTGTTgttcaggaacataaggtaaaaatgatgacttacccgctgtagccgtagataccaggtcagtgaggccgtcaccaaacaagacactaccgttaaatggtagagactccatagtcttcttagagtcagcatcagcattccattgatgaatccacaatgccctcctagctgagccatggcattggcccttgatcccaaaaggccaatatcccttgcagcttcttttaaatatgctgcagcgtccctgatatgacccagagtcaaaagcacgcaatCCCTGTCCagagtatctatttcagatgacaagttatctgcccacttttcaatagcgctactcacccatgccgaagcaacggcgggCCCGAGTAGCAAAccagtagtgacataaatggattttagtgtattttcctgcttacgatccgcaggatcctttagggctgccgtgccaggagacggaagcgctacctttttggacagacgcgagagagctttgtccaccgtgggggttgactcccacttttccctgtccccagaggggaatggatatgccactggaattcttttgggaacctgtatcttcttgtcaggattttcccaagccttttcaaaaagagcgttcagttcatgagagggaggaaacgtcacctcaggtttatttcctttaaacatacagacccttgtatcaggtacagcaggatcctccgtgatatgtaatacgtcttttatcgccacaatcatgtaccgaatgcttttagccagtttaggatttaatctggcatcactatagtcgacactggaatcagagtccgtgtcggtatctgctatctgggtaaaagcacgtttctgtgaccccgaaggggtctgagtttgCGACAATGCAAGATTCAGAttcatctaatctcttagtcaaccgagccacatttgcattcaaaacactcaacatatttacccagtcagcagtcggcggtgccgacacagtcactcccatagtcttttctgtccccactccagcctccacctgggaagagcactcagcctcagacatgtcgacacacacgtatcgacacccacaaccacactgggctataggggacagacccacagcaaagcctgttagagaaacacagagggagttctgtcaGCTCACAtcacagcgcctatcccggtactgaagcgtgtagtatactgcccagacctgttagcgcttttatagttaataaaatagcaccaaatctcgtcccccccgttttgcaccctgttacttgtacagtagtgtgggaggccaggctcagcgtctctgcagctgtgaagagaaaatggcgctggtcagagctgtgagggctaagccatgcccccttaatggcgcgcttcagtcccgcttaattttatatatttatactggcgggggtctgtatttagtgtccaggcactgtatacacttgTGCCAGTAGCAAATTAGGTtttatgttgcccagggcgcccccccccctgcaccctgcagtgccgttttgtatgtgggagcatggcgcgcagcgcgaccgctgcggggTACCTCAAAagcagtcttctgccgtcactgaagtcttctgatcttcttctactcacccggcttctggctctgcaaggggggtgacggcgcggctccgggaacgagcatctaggcttacctagcgatcagaccctctggagctaatggtgtccagtagcctaaggagcagagccttgaaactcacagaagtaggtctgcttctctcccctcagtcccacgatgcagggagcctgttgccagcagtactccctgaaaataataaacctaacaaagtctttttctgagaaactctggagagcctctcagtgtgcatccagtctcactgggcacagaatctaactcgagtctggaggggcaaagagggaggagccagttcacaccccttttaaagtgcccatgtctcctgcggatccagtctataccccatggttcttgaagcatcctctaggacaggcctggccaacccgtggctctccagctgttgtaaaactacaagtcccatcatgctttgctacagttttgctattagggaaggctaaaactgtggcagggcatgctgggatgtgtagtttcacaacatctggagagccacaggttggccaggcctgctctaggacgtacgaatattatatatatatatatatatatatatatatatatatatatatatatatatatatatatatatatatatatatatatatatatacacacacacacatatatatatatatatacatatatatatatatatatatatatatatatatatatatatatatatatatatatatatatatatatatatatatatatatatatatatatatatatatatacacatacatacatacataaatacacatacctcccgactttgtttctttgtgaagcGGGATACtcacgcgcgctcccgaaaagggacgtggcctataaaagggggcgtggctttgcgggaggactcgcgatcgcgagccacgcccccgttttcgtcactgagggggcatgcccagcgctcagtgagccgctggcatgctccctctgactccactgaatagacgctgtgcgcatgtgcacagtgtctattcaccgctgctctgctaagcagagcagcgattgacagagcctcccaactgacccccccaccgcgggacactgtggcccgcgggtgggacagtccccaaaaaacgggactgtcccacgaaaatcgggacagttgggaggtatgcatacatacatacacacacacacacacacacattatctccCTTCCTGATTGCTGCAAACAAACGGTCTGCAGGAGTGATAATACATATAAGTGTTAGTCATTGGACTTTTATCATACACTACTGGCTCTTTTGCACAAATCAGTTTACCAAGCTGTGTGAAGGGGAAGTTTCAGACTATTTCTATTTGGTTTTAGTCCGGATCCCTGCTGTTATTCACTGTGGATCATTTGTTCTTTTAGAAATGGTGGCACACTACCTCTATACTCTTTGTGGCTTCAAAAACATTCTAGATCACATCGATTTGAAGTCTTTTACGCCTACATTTTAGATTCAATTCTTTGTGGCACATCGGTTCCTAATGAATTAAATTTAAGCAGATAGTCTCCTTTGTGGAACTCGGCAAGATATATTTTTAGACATTATTTACCCCCTGAAGAACAAAAACAAGAGGTAGAATCTTCTCCTTTTGCGCTCAATCCAGATGCAAGCAGGCTGCCAGTAAAAAATAAAGAGAGCACCCGCTCTCAAACAGATATATGCAAAACTTGGGGTGATACCAGCTTTTTGCGCATCCGGATGTACTCAATCACTTAGACACAATAGGGCtattggcagagccggccttaggcataggcaaactaggcaaatgcctagggcatttggtatgcttaggggcaccagcagcttctgctgattaaaatgatatgtgccatgcctatattgtgtgtgtgactgtggctgtatctgcatacaaaatcctacgttgcagtgtattcctggaaatcactgtaatgtagcatttcgtatgcagatacagccgcagtctatacagaatataggcatgctgcatataattttaatcagcagaagctgcttgtgcatcctagccacatagtaatgcaaataagatgcattttcgtaaaCAAAAGGCGTCCGACAtttgcagagctgccagctgactcatgccaggcatctcctgcagaactagcggcggtgctagggggcaccagtcaaaatcttgcctagggcatcatattggttagggccggctctggctattgGGTATGAACTTACATATTAGTTCAATCCTGCGTACACATAAGTTTCTTTGATTTTCATAAAACGGGGATGAGCCTCAATCAAAAATCAACTTACATTAGATTTCTGTCACGCatgcccataaaggtttctttcactttTCTTCAGAAGTTTGAGTATCCACACCAAAAGGACTttgttaaaaaaaacttttttatttctTAAAAAGCTGGATATACAACAACATAGTCCAAAATATCAAGTCCCATAAAAATAGATCATAAAATTCCGCAAGTATATTTTTCAGTGCCCGGATATCACAATGGATTCCTATTGAAGAGAAGGATCTTGGTAACCCTCTGCAGTGGTTAGTTACCTCACACTTCTCTCCGTTTGGTTTCCAGTGAAGCGTCCAGAGCACAGGCGGCACGAATGATCCACAGCAGCACGGCACAAAGCAACGCGTTTCAGAGCTACCTGCTCCTTCGACAAGCTTGACGCCCGCGGTGTCTcgtctttacagctctgccgagcagctactttgtctgaTTCGAACatgtttactaagttctacaagttcgatactttggcctctgaggaccttcagtttggtcaatcagttctgcaggaacctcagcactctcccacccggtttgggagctttggttcttccccatggtactaaatggaacccaggtatcctctaggacgtatgagaaaataggatttttattacctaccagtaactctttttctcatagtccgtagaggatactgggcgctcgtCCGGTGCTtccttcttcctgcactgttactaggttaagtattgttggttcagctgttgttcctgtttcaagtttggttagcgtaGCTTTCTTctcgtttgtgtgtgctggttcggaatctcgccactatccttttatatccttctctcaaagtatgtccgtctcctcgggcacagtttcctagactgagtctggtaggaggggcatagagggaggagccagcccacactatcaagttcttaaagtgcccatgggtcctagtggaccagtctataccccatgttactaaatggaaccccattatcctctatggactacgagaaaaggatttaccggtaggtaattaaaatcctatttttttttattccCCCCCTCACAGCAAAATAGTAATTGAATACTGCAATATACGGTGACAACACACAATCACTGCCATGAAAGACTAAATATACCTCTTCAGGTAACTTCTGCCACTCGACGCTGGCTCCAATCCTGTCCGCCTCACTGGTTTGGTAGGTACATGGTAGCGCCATACTTCCCCCTCGCGGAGCTTCAGCTATTTTTTTCGGCGTCTGCACAGTGATGGCAGAAATGGCCACAAACGCTGAGGAGAGACAGGAATACCATTACAGAAATGAAGGTAAAAAGGTCCCCAGGTTGCTTGTAAAGCCGGAACAGAGAGTGTTACAGTGTCGTCTGTCCGTCTCCCACCCCACACCACACGGCTGTGGACAACAGCAGGAATCACTACATGTTCATTGGAAAATACTGTGCTGTACATATAATAGGACAGCATTAATAATTGTGTTATGATGATATGGATCATTAAGAGTTAACACAGCCCCTGGTACAAGTCCCGGGGTAAGTttcctaaagcttcta encodes:
- the GPA33 gene encoding cell surface A33 antigen isoform X2 — translated: MQRRDTVVCYLCTAFVAISAITVQTPKKIAEAPRGGSMALPCTYQTSEADRIGASVEWQKLPEENEVIAAFYGSLNHSDPSYEGRVSFTGNVFGSDASILIDKLTMEDNGTYQCEVKIPRDRTGTRQAKMDLIVLVAPSKPDCGIVGTAEYGQVITLTCNSKEGSPIPQYAWKSYTPQDVQRVIPQTAVIDGGQLTLKNISMDSSGFFICTSTNRIGEEFCNLTLAVMPPSMNIALYAGAIGGSVAGIIVIGIIVYCCCCRDKGNEEDYEMAEGEEDPDEPPQKSQTKQQQQQYYHDDEGDDDLEESNEHKPPMPPANKPRLVIDPVNA
- the GPA33 gene encoding cell surface A33 antigen isoform X1; its protein translation is MAGITALDSQSVAPATLVKYRAAFHRWEAFIAHRRNKAFVAISAITVQTPKKIAEAPRGGSMALPCTYQTSEADRIGASVEWQKLPEENEVIAAFYGSLNHSDPSYEGRVSFTGNVFGSDASILIDKLTMEDNGTYQCEVKIPRDRTGTRQAKMDLIVLVAPSKPDCGIVGTAEYGQVITLTCNSKEGSPIPQYAWKSYTPQDVQRVIPQTAVIDGGQLTLKNISMDSSGFFICTSTNRIGEEFCNLTLAVMPPSMNIALYAGAIGGSVAGIIVIGIIVYCCCCRDKGNEEDYEMAEGEEDPDEPPQKSQTKQQQQQYYHDDEGDDDLEESNEHKPPMPPANKPRLVIDPVNA
- the GPA33 gene encoding cell surface A33 antigen isoform X3; the encoded protein is MVGLATAFVAISAITVQTPKKIAEAPRGGSMALPCTYQTSEADRIGASVEWQKLPEENEVIAAFYGSLNHSDPSYEGRVSFTGNVFGSDASILIDKLTMEDNGTYQCEVKIPRDRTGTRQAKMDLIVLVAPSKPDCGIVGTAEYGQVITLTCNSKEGSPIPQYAWKSYTPQDVQRVIPQTAVIDGGQLTLKNISMDSSGFFICTSTNRIGEEFCNLTLAVMPPSMNIALYAGAIGGSVAGIIVIGIIVYCCCCRDKGNEEDYEMAEGEEDPDEPPQKSQTKQQQQQYYHDDEGDDDLEESNEHKPPMPPANKPRLVIDPVNA